A window of Coturnix japonica isolate 7356 chromosome 2, Coturnix japonica 2.1, whole genome shotgun sequence contains these coding sequences:
- the RRS1 gene encoding ribosome biogenesis regulatory protein homolog, translating to MAAVRVEEVLAAAAAQEQQQARSVQVEKELELEFDLGNLLALDPNPPPAAALRGAGPQRESRLRALARDNAQLLAARLWELPAERADGAAGPLVARLPEPAFRLPREKPPPRPRPPTRWEQFARLKGIRRRKRTSLVWDEEAKEWRRRWGYRRAGGDPARAWLAEVPAGADPNEDQFAKLRHAKRERVARNELNRLRNLARAHRPAAAAPLHPTGHQSRQELGLVSRVARVSTASLGRFQPRLPKEPAEPPSRDGGKKRRFQPLLGDLAAERGRQLELLRGMNSKKPALDITRAVNKQLREEDAEAAAAKGKKRGQRGKRGRRQQRPGKRSGGGKKGGAARRQQQPAGGGGRRKKA from the coding sequence ATGGCGGCCGTGCGAGTGGAGGAGGTgctggcggcggcggcggcccaggagcagcagcaggcgCGGAGCGTGCAGgtggagaaggagctggagctggagttcgacctgggcaacctgctggCGCTGGACCCCAACCCGCCTCCCGCCGCGGCGCTAcgcggggccgggccgcagCGGGAGTCGCGGCTGCGGGCGCTGGCCCGGGACAACGCGCAGCTGTTGGCGGCGCGGCTGTGGGAGCTGCCGGCCGAGCGGGCGgacggggcggcggggccgctgGTGGCGCGGCTGCCCGAGCCCGCGTTCCGCCTGCCCCGGGAGAAGCCGCCGCCTCGCCCGCGGCCCCCCACGCGCTGGGAGCAGTTCGCCCGGCTGAAGGGCATCCGGCGCCGCAAGCGGACCTCGCTGGTGTGGGACGAGGAGGCCAAGGAGTGGCGGCGGCGCTGGGGGTAccggcgggcgggcggcgaCCCGGCCCGCGCCTGGTTGGCGGAGGTGCCGGCGGGCGCAGACCCGAACGAGGACCAGTTCGCCAAGCTGCGGCACGCCAAGAGGGAGCGGGTGGCCCGCAACGAGCTCAACCGGCTGCGGAACCTGGCCCGAGCGcaccgccccgccgccgccgccccgctgCACCCTACGGGCCACCAGAGCCGGCAGGAGCTGGGCCTGGTATCGCGCGTGGCCCGCGTCTCCACCGCCTCGCTCGGCCGCTTCCAGCCGCGGCTGCCCAAGGAGCCGGCGGAGCCGCCCTCCCGCGACGGCGGCAAGAAACGGCGCTTCCAGCCGCTGCTGGGAGACCTGGCGGCCGAGCGCGGGcggcagctggagctgctgcggGGCATGAACAGCAAGAAGCCGGCACTGGACATCACCCGCGCCGTCAACAAGCAGCTCCGCGAGGAGGATGCCGAGGCGGCCGCCGCCAAGGGCAAGAAGCGGGGACAGCGTGGAAAGCGGGGCCGCCGGCAGCAGCGGCCCGGGAAGAGGAGCGGAGGCGGCAAGAAGGGCGGCGCGGCCCGacggcagcagcagccagcgGGGGGCGGTGGCAGGAGGAAGAAGGCGTGA